From a region of the Hemibagrus wyckioides isolate EC202008001 linkage group LG14, SWU_Hwy_1.0, whole genome shotgun sequence genome:
- the peak1 gene encoding inactive tyrosine-protein kinase PEAK1, whose product MSACNTFTEHVWKPGECKNCFKPKSLHRLPEGGPHKCPPEQVLTQHSHTSTGGTNNVNHPSHSPTGDRAIIIANLASNPQRSSSSSRSGQFRPPVAKKPTIAVKPTMMLPCSGGGLDLEGNPQNLPEGVEPGRASAFTIWNHNGLNRKRPSEPNNNERNDERGEMEGFASVCPPSSNNNGLTDVLKEIAGLGSDLSSSRDDFLGRISCSYRRSLERGLPAAGCLALGRSNSANKHVSLSDSAEIISSEGGRFCYPEFSSDGEDEEYEEESESDDGEHESWDESDEELLAMEIRMRGQPRFANFRAATLSPVPFAAGKKWNTVPLRNRSLQRICAVDYDSYDEILNGYPSMDSSGAPSLLPYGSDPQGSGFLSNSESITSPESSSSLPEDSCTSSSSSSVPRNQPNGLHPIPVSRDSAGQQDRALSSPKATETHKAVLAIRLQDQDVNQREGGPLPQALPGQPITISFSPTEEQPKPYRVVSLEKTPICKPYTVVDVSASMASTEERTTESTAKLKGPTSALGPPPYPGASKNIPLSASPLSPKSPISPKTPLSPKSAAISPTTPVSPFTAVSPSVPVSLSTALANVATSSPSCKNSRYQEVWTSSTSPRQKLPKVELLTGTPTGSSVTPRHANHKSAPTSPVAGISSSRTIPVKSPNLSEIKFNSYNNAGMPPFPIIIRDEPTYARSSKNAVKVPIVINPSAYDNLAVYKSFLGVSGELPQPKPGTGGRVPSHTYEEIGNSEAAQSSPTEHKPTRKFVSADTKEERDFTRTVPHNDKAKNTPECSTAANISVTVSSPRTNSVPTPSTASSSLTKSSSVKLASSFNPSDDSPAAGSNECQTSTSTGTGHREKASMVLSQIVASIQPPQSPPDSPSAHNKTCSAEELYSLPPDATKGTLSRPKSLHCPTDSSLSKSHKDMPSKLLPKSQSASAAEGSTSPKSEPSAPFPPPRSTSSPYHASNLLQRHFSNWTRPMGSRPSDGEVSPGAEGRRSADSNRPKRWISFKSFFRRRKDEDEQKEKVEREKEKGKLVGLDGTVITMLPPPPLQRQHWFSESKTDDPSQKPTIIFTYKPDSGSGGDGEAELRVEECNAGAGGVLSFNQSGPPKSRASILISKVMSQMPVQGSATDMPTITSLPAKVDLPTVSEPANLSTTISLGEPEEDEGTQTHSHSHSPASSSCSATYTNLGQSRASLIPTKHPRHLKTSDDGIHSESEGFNLGAKVTPPPLPKKSVPRANTEPSLTIEPMTRRPRGEAKPGGASLSVANPLYDLDSTWDTASQSSSLSSDARQLDESGDSLERPVAGGRSMSRSTNSSTAPDRERRGYRSTESLAASKTHRLALYRGLESWEEVASRIRSLHADTLRKLAGRCEDRFMAGQKDHLRFGTDSWSHFRLTTGKPCCEAEDAVYYTASYAKDPLINYAVKICRYKVKETQQQFFHSLAVRQSLPVHFNIQQDCGHFLADVPARLLPWEDEYESDDERDEKKQKERNLEQKGGGSKELLSEGKRQAERGHGNIAVPGDMACHGGKLRSRVVVITREVPFQTVADFVQEGSARHSRNPELYERQVCLLLLQLCTGLEHMKPYHVSHCDLHLKNLLLVHCQPGDPWNLELPEPNNNTTSASSACPARLIISNFSQAKQQSLVRYTECDEFQLGLLIYEMLHQPNPFVEVAGLKEREQLPLLPTRSLYSQGLQRLASLLLHTDESERIGVAEARACLQCLLWGPRDDLLRTAPLPIQRHAALQNWLDLKRTLMMIKFAERSLDASHSGGGVSLEDWLCCKYLAFATTDSIDRVVRVLQQI is encoded by the exons ATGTCTGCTTGCAACACCTTCACTGAACACGTGTGGAAGCCTGGCGAGTGCAAGAACTGCTTCAAGCCTAAGAGTCTGCACCGCCTACCTGAGGGGGGTCCGCACAAGTGTCCCCCTGAACAGGTCCTCACCCAACACAGTCATACCTCCACAGGAGGCACAAATAACGTTAACCACCCAAGTCACTCACCCACAGGGGACAGGGCTATCATCATCGCTAATCTTGCTAGCAATCCTCAGAGAAGCAGCAGTTCTTCCCGTTCAGGCCAGTTCCGGCCACCTGtagcaaaaaaacccacaattgCAGTAAAGCCCACCATGATGCTCCCATGCTCTGGAGGGGGGCTCGATCTAGAAGGAAATCCTCAGAATCTGCCAGAGGGGGTTGAGCCTGGAAGGGCTTCAGCTTTCACCATTTGGAATCACAATGGCTTAAATCGCAAGAGGCCCTCAGAACCTAACAACAAtgagagaaatgatgaaaggggagagatggagggatttGCCTCTGTCTGTCCACCAAGCAGTAACAACAATGGCCTAACTGATGTGCTGAAGGAAATTGCAGGTTTGGGCTCAGATCTCAGCTCCAGCAGGGACGACTTCTTGGGCCGCATCAGCTGTTCATATAGGCGCTCGTTGGAGAGAGGCTTGCCTGCAGCTGGCTGCCTGGCCTTGGGTCGTAGCAACAGTGCCAATAAACATGTCTCTTTGAGTGACAGTGCAGAGATTATCAGTTCAGAGGGGGGACGCTTTTGCTACCCGGAATTTTCCAGCGATGGAGAGGATGAGGAATATGAAGAGGAAAGTgagagtgatgatggtgagCATGAGAGCTGggatgagagtgatgaagagctTTTGGCTATGGAGATCAGGATGAGGGGTCAGCCACGCTTTGCGAATTTCCGTGCTGCAACTCTGTCTCCAGTTCCATTTGCAGCTGGTAAGAAGTGGAACACTGTACCACTGCGGAACCGCTCACTGCAGCGGATCTGTGCTGTTGACTATGACAGTTATGATGAAATTCTAAATGGCTATCCTTCCATGGACTCCAGTGGAGCACCCAGTCTGCTTCCCTATGGCTCTGATCCTCAAGGCAGTGGCTTTCTATCTAACTCTGAGTCCATCACCTCACCAGAGTCCTCATCTTCTCTGCCTGAGGACTCATGCACCtccagcagtagcagtagtgtCCCCCGCAACCAGCCTAATGGTTTGCACCCTATTCCAGTTAGCAGAGACTCTGCAGGACAACAAGACAGAGCACTGAGCTCACCTAAAgccactgagacacacaaagCTGTTCTGGCCATCCGATTACAGGATCAAGATGTTAATCAGAGAGAGGGCGGACCTCTTCCGCAGGCACTCCCTGGCCAGCCAATCACAATCAGCTTTAGTCCAACAGAGGAGCAGCCTAAACCATACAGAGTAGTGAGTTTGGAGAAGACTCCCATCTGTAAGCCTTACACTGTTGTGGATGTGTCAGCTTCTATGGCTAGCACTGAGGAACGAACTACTGAGAGCACTGCTAAGCTCAAAGGCCCAACCTCAGCATTGGGTCCCCCACCCTACCCAGGAGCTTCAAAAAACATCCCCCTGTCTGCTTCTCCCCTCTCCCCAAAATCACCTATATCCCCCAAGACTCCACTTTCTCCTAAGTCTGCAGCAATATCTCCAACCACTCCAGTATCTCCATTCACTGCAGTTTCTCCATCAGTACCAGTCTCTCTAAGTACTGCCTTAGCCAATGTTGCTACATCCAGCCCTTCCTGTAAGAACAGTCGTTATCAAGAGGTGTGGACATCCAGCACTAGCCCTCGGCAAAAGCTCCCTAAAGTGGAGTTGCTTACTGGGACGCCAACTGGGTCATCAGTCACTCCCAGACATGCCAACCATAAATCAGCTCCCACCTCCCCTGTTGCTGGTATTTCCTCCTCACGTACCATACCTGTGAAGTCACCTAATTTGTCAGAGATCAAATTTAACAGCTACAATAATGCTGGTATGCCTCCTTTCCCAATCATCATCAGAGATGAACCCACTTATGCACGCAGTTCAAAGAATGCAGTGAAAGTGCCTATTGTGATTAACCCAAGTGCATATGATAATCTAGCTGTGTATAAGAGCTTTCTGGGGGTAAGTGGGGAGCTGCCACAGCCCAAGCCGGGAACAGGCGGTCGAGTACCCAGCCACACATACGAGGAAATTGGCAACTCTGAAGCTGCTCAGTCCTCACCCACAGAACACAAGCCAACCAGAAAATTTGTCTCAGCTGATACTAAGGAGGAAAGAGATTTTACAAGAACTGTACCTCACAATGACAAAGCCAAAAATACCCCTGAGTGCAGTACAGCAGCCAACATTTCAGTTACTGTTTCCAGCCCTAGGACAAACAGTGTCCCCACTCCAAGTACTGCCTCTAGCAGCCTGACAAAAAGCAGTTCAGTTAAACTTGCCAGTAGCTTTAACCCCAGTGATGATTCGCCTGCAGCAGGCAGCAATGAGTGCCAGACCTCCACTAGCACTGGGACAGGGCACAGGGAGAAGGCCAGCATGGTGCTGTCTCAGATAGTAGCCTCTATCCAGCCACCCCAGTCTCCTCCAGATTCACCCTCCGCTCATAATAAGACATGTAGTGCTGAGGAGCTCTACTCTCTTCCCCCCGATGCCACTAAGGGTACTCTCAGCAGACCCAAATCACTTCACTGCCCAACAGACAGTAGTCTGTCCAAATCTCACAAAGACATGCCATCCAAGCTCTTGCCTAAGTCCCAGAGTGCTTCAGCAGCTGAGGGTTCCACAAGTCCAAAATCTGAACCCAGTGCCCCTTTCCCTCCACCTAGATCCACATCTTCTCCATATCATGCCAGTAACCTGCTTCAGAGGCACTTCAGCAACTGGACCAGACCCATGGGCTCCAGGCCTAGTGATGGGGAGGTCAGCCCCGGGGCAGAAGGTAGACGCTCAGCTGACAGTAACAGGCCCAAACGTTGGATCTCCTTCAAGAGCTTCTTCCGCCGGCGGAAAGATGAGgatgaacagaaagagaaagtggagcgagagaaagagaaaggaaagctGGTGGGTTTGGATGGGACTGTTATCACCATGttacctcctcctcctcttcagaGGCAGCACTGGTTTTCAGAGTCAAAAACGGATGATCCCAGCCAGAAACCCACCATTATATTCACCTACAAGCCAGACAGTGGGTCAGGAGGCGATGGGGAGGCAGAGCTCAGGGTGGAGGAGTGTAATGCAGGTGCTGGTGGTGTGTTGTCATTCAACCAGTCAGGCCCGCCTAAGAGTAGAGCCAGCATCTTGATCAGCAAAGTGATGAG TCAGATGCCAGTCCAGGGCTCAGCGACGGACATGCCTACCATCACCTCTTTGCCGGCCAAGGTGGATCTGCCGACCGTGAGCGAGCCAGCCAACCTCTCAACCACCATCAGTCTAGGAGAGCCAGAGGAGGACGAGGGTACCCaaacacactcgcactcacacTCTCCTGCTTCAAGCTCCTGCAGTGCCACCTACACCAACCTAG GTCAGTCCAGGGCCAGTTTGATCCCCACAAAGCACCCCAGACACCTCAAGACCTCTGATGACGGCATCCATTCTGAATCTGAAGGTTTCAATCTGGGTGCCAAAGTCACTCCCCCACCGCTGCCTAAGAAATCTGTGCCACGAGCCAACACGGAGCCATCACTGACCATAGAACCGATGACCCGCCGGCCCCGGGGCGAGGCTAAGCCTGGTGGTGCCAGCTTGAGCGTGGCAAATCCACTCTATGACCTGGACTCCACCTGGGACACGGCCAGTCAGAGCTCCTCACTCAGTTCTGATGCCCGCCAACTAGACGAGTCAGGAGACTCTCTGGAGAGGCCTGTGGCAGGGGGGCGAAGCATGTCCCGCTCAACCAACAGCAGCACAGCCCCGGATCGAGAGAGGCGGGGCTACCGCAGCACAGAGAGCCTTGCAGCCAGTAAGACCCATAGGCTTGCCCTTTACAGAGGTCTAGAGAGCTGGGAGGAGGTGGCAAGCCGCATTCGCAGTCTACACGCCGACACGTTGCGCAAACTGGCTGGCCGGTGTGAGGACCGCTTCATGGCTGGTCAGAAAGACCATTTGCGCTTTGGCACAGACAGCTGGTCCCACTTCAGACTGACCACTGGCAAGCCATGCTGTGAGGCAGAAGACGCTGTGTACTACACAGCTTCTTACGCTAAGGACCCACTCATCAACTATGCTGTTAAG ATCTGCAGGTACAAGGTTAAGGaaacacagcagcagttctttCACAGCCTGGCTGTCCGACAAAGCCTTCCCGTGCACTTCAACATCCAGCAGGACTGTGGCCACTTCCTGGCAGATGTTCCTGCCCGCCTTCTGCCCTGGGAGGATGAGTATGAGAGTGATGACGAAAGGgatgaaaagaaacagaaagagcgAAATCTGGAGCAGAAAGGTGGAGGGAGCAAAGAGTTGCTGTCTGAAGGGAAGAGGCAGGCTGAGAGAGGACACGGGAACATAGCAGTGCCGGGGGACATGGCGTGCCATGGCGGGAAGTTGCGTAGCCGAGTGGTGGTGATCACACGTGAGGTCCCATTCCAGACGGTGGCTGATTTTGTGCAGGAGGGTTCAGCAAGGCATTCACGTAACCCAGAGCTGTATGAGCGGCAGGTGTGCCTGCTGCTGCTTCAGCTGTGTACTGGTTTAGAGCACATGAAGCCCTACCATGTGTCACACTGTGACCTGCACCTGAAGAACCTGTTGCTCGTGCACTGCCAGCCAGGTGATCCCTGGAACCTGGAGCTTCCAGAGCCTAATAACAACACCACGTCTGCTTCCTCTGCCTGCCCAGCTCGCCTCATCATAAGTAACTTCTCTCAGGCCAAGCAGCAGAGCCTCGTGCGGTACACTGAGTGTGATGAGTTTCAGCTGGGCCTTCTAATCTATGAAATGCTGCACCAACCCAATCCTTTTGTGGAAGTAGCTGGCCTGAAGGAGAGGGAGCAACTGCCACTGCTTCCTACACGTTCCCTATACTCACAGGGTCTGCAGCGGCTTGCGAGTCTACTGCTCCACACTGACGAGTCTGAGCGTATTGGCGTGGCCGAGGCTCGCGCTTGCCTGCAGTGTCTGCTGTGGGGGCCACGTGATGACCTCTTGCGCACTGCACCTCTTCCCATTCAGCGACACGCAGCGCTGCAGAACTGGCTGGACTTGAAGCGTACACTCATGATGATCAAGTTTGCCGAGCGCTCGCTGGACGCCAGCCACAGCGGTGGTGGTGTCAGCCTAGAGGACTGGCTCTGCTGCAAGTACCTGGCCTTCGCCACCACAGACTCTATTGACAGGGTTGTACGTGTTTTGCAGCAGATCTGA